In Spirochaeta thermophila DSM 6578, the following proteins share a genomic window:
- a CDS encoding ABC transporter ATP-binding protein yields the protein MIEVQHLTKRYGIHTAVHDVSFSIQKGEIVGFLGPNGAGKSTTMNILTGYLSATEGTVVIDGVKLLEEPEECKKKIGYLPENPPLYGHLTVDEFLRFVADLKYVPRRRQKEHLESIMEKVGILHVRGRLVRNLSKGYKQRVGLAQALVGDPEILILDEPTIGLDPRQIIDIRTLIKDLGKDRTVILSSHILPEVSMVCKRVLIINNGVIVADDTPENLAKRLMGTNTLLLRIEGTREAVEKALSAVKEVQELEFRPSQEEGTVEVVAKAPEETDIRKAVFTACARAGLPILQMRSLDISLEDIFLQLVTQESQTKEAIA from the coding sequence GTGATCGAAGTCCAACATCTCACCAAACGCTACGGCATCCACACGGCGGTCCACGACGTGAGTTTCAGCATCCAGAAAGGAGAGATCGTGGGGTTCCTCGGCCCCAACGGCGCGGGGAAGAGTACCACCATGAACATCCTCACCGGGTATCTCTCGGCCACCGAGGGCACCGTCGTCATCGACGGGGTGAAGCTCCTCGAAGAGCCGGAGGAGTGCAAGAAGAAGATCGGCTATCTGCCCGAGAACCCGCCCCTCTACGGCCACCTCACGGTGGACGAGTTCCTCAGGTTCGTCGCCGACCTCAAATACGTACCGAGGCGACGCCAGAAAGAACACCTCGAGTCGATCATGGAGAAGGTGGGGATCCTCCACGTGAGGGGACGCCTGGTGCGCAACCTCTCGAAGGGGTACAAGCAGCGCGTGGGGCTCGCACAGGCCCTCGTAGGGGATCCCGAGATCCTCATCCTGGACGAGCCCACCATAGGACTCGACCCCAGACAGATCATCGACATCCGCACCCTCATCAAGGACCTCGGGAAGGACAGGACCGTGATCCTGAGCTCCCACATTCTCCCCGAGGTGAGCATGGTGTGCAAACGGGTGCTCATCATCAACAACGGGGTCATCGTGGCCGACGACACCCCTGAGAACCTCGCCAAGCGGCTCATGGGTACCAATACCCTGCTCCTCCGCATCGAGGGCACGAGAGAGGCGGTGGAGAAGGCCCTCTCCGCCGTCAAGGAGGTGCAGGAGCTGGAGTTCCGCCCCTCCCAGGAAGAGGGTACGGTCGAGGTGGTGGCCAAGGCCCCGGAGGAAACCGACATCCGCAAGGCGGTCTTCACCGCCTGCGCCAGGGCCGGCCTCCCCATACTCCAGATGCGATCGCTCGACATCTCGCTCGAGGACATCTTCCTCCAGCTCGTCACCCAGGAATCCCAGACCAAGGAGGCAATCGCATGA
- a CDS encoding ABC transporter permease — MKAIYKKELLTYFVSPLGYVFMGLFLLTTGFFFATGNLFTRSPEYASFFSSVIMVFLFSAPILTMRLLSEEKNQKTDQLLLTAPVPVWQIVTGKFLAAFTVFALTLLATVVYAVIIEIHGSLPLWETVGSYVGFLLLGGCYIAVGTFISAVTENQITAGLVTFFAILFFILIDSIANALPADATAGAVFAVLLIGALGFYLYSTTRNPLLAAAVLLVGILAIGIGYGIEKSLFERLIQKVLGWFSINKRYQEFGLGIFNVTSIVYYLSFITFFLFITTHALEKRRWS; from the coding sequence ATGAAGGCGATCTACAAGAAGGAACTGCTCACCTACTTCGTGAGTCCGCTGGGTTACGTCTTCATGGGGCTCTTCCTCCTCACCACGGGTTTCTTCTTCGCCACAGGGAATCTCTTCACGAGGAGCCCCGAATACGCGAGCTTCTTCTCCTCGGTGATCATGGTCTTTCTTTTCTCCGCGCCTATCCTCACCATGCGGCTTCTCTCCGAGGAGAAGAATCAGAAGACCGATCAGCTCCTCCTCACCGCCCCCGTGCCGGTATGGCAGATCGTCACAGGGAAGTTCCTCGCCGCCTTCACGGTCTTTGCCCTCACCCTTCTCGCCACCGTGGTGTATGCCGTCATCATCGAGATCCACGGTTCCCTTCCCCTCTGGGAGACGGTGGGAAGCTATGTCGGCTTTCTCCTCCTTGGTGGGTGCTACATTGCAGTGGGCACCTTCATCTCGGCGGTCACCGAGAACCAGATCACTGCGGGCCTTGTCACCTTCTTCGCCATTCTCTTCTTCATCCTCATCGACAGCATTGCGAATGCCCTCCCTGCGGACGCCACCGCCGGTGCCGTATTTGCGGTACTCCTGATCGGAGCCCTCGGATTCTATCTCTACAGCACCACGAGGAATCCCCTTCTCGCCGCAGCGGTACTCCTCGTCGGTATCCTCGCCATAGGTATCGGCTACGGTATCGAGAAGAGCCTGTTCGAACGTCTCATACAGAAGGTGCTCGGGTGGTTTTCCATCAATAAGCGGTACCAGGAGTTCGGGCTTGGCATTTTCAACGTGACCTCCATTGTGTACTACCTCTCGTTCATCACCTTCTTCCTGTTCATCACCACACACGCGCTCGAGAAACGACGCTGGTCGTAA
- a CDS encoding GldG family protein, giving the protein MKQIFKHIRSAMEGFISSLNRDPVRYGGYAAILTVGMALLLVLVNILVQQIDLKFDLTEEKLFSLSEESLNFLKGLDEDITVIALYEEGKAPRVVQEVLTLYEKASPRIHVEYMDLEKNPQLVTEYEKEGERLQQGSIIVKGEGAYRIISSYDLYDINYNSPQGPEITGFSAEKRITAAIHAVTTGASPVVYELVGHREERLSRYAMNDFLERENLTSKELNLLQEGEVPEDAAVVLILAPKQDLTPGEADLLDAYLAEGGRLFVAADVRAGELPVLNDLLSRYGARFDYGFVIEQDRERHTGNPYQVVPNVEYHDITKTITQNKEAIVLQWTQAVKEEEIKRRNVSVTPLLTSSDRSFLRKDLEREDIQRGEGDIPGPHTLAAAIEERLDDRGEKKTRIVLVGAGTLLETLYPFNAQIPGNLDFFMGGVLWCIERKDMLSIPSKSLLNLPLSLTATQVLVYSVVVVAVIPLAFFITGTIIWLRRRHL; this is encoded by the coding sequence ATGAAACAGATATTCAAACATATACGATCTGCCATGGAAGGTTTCATCTCTTCTCTCAACAGGGATCCGGTACGGTACGGCGGGTATGCGGCCATCCTCACGGTAGGTATGGCACTCCTCCTCGTATTGGTGAACATCCTGGTCCAGCAGATCGATCTCAAGTTCGACCTCACCGAGGAGAAGCTCTTCTCCCTTTCAGAGGAGAGTCTCAACTTTCTCAAAGGGCTCGATGAGGACATCACCGTCATCGCCCTCTACGAGGAAGGAAAGGCCCCGCGGGTAGTACAGGAGGTACTCACCCTCTACGAGAAGGCCTCTCCTCGAATTCACGTGGAGTACATGGACCTGGAGAAAAACCCTCAACTCGTCACGGAGTACGAAAAGGAGGGAGAGCGTCTCCAGCAGGGATCGATCATCGTGAAGGGAGAAGGAGCCTACAGGATCATCAGCTCGTACGATCTCTATGACATCAACTACAACTCTCCCCAGGGACCCGAGATCACGGGGTTCTCTGCAGAGAAGCGCATCACCGCAGCGATTCACGCCGTGACCACCGGCGCGAGCCCTGTGGTCTACGAGCTGGTGGGACACCGCGAGGAACGACTCTCCCGTTACGCAATGAACGACTTCCTCGAACGGGAGAACCTCACCTCCAAGGAACTCAACCTTCTCCAGGAAGGCGAGGTCCCTGAGGACGCAGCCGTGGTGCTCATCCTCGCGCCCAAGCAAGACCTCACCCCGGGCGAGGCAGACCTGCTTGACGCATATCTCGCTGAAGGAGGACGACTCTTCGTCGCGGCCGATGTGCGGGCAGGAGAGCTTCCGGTGCTCAACGATCTACTCTCCAGATATGGCGCTCGGTTCGACTACGGATTCGTGATCGAGCAGGACAGGGAGCGCCATACAGGCAACCCTTATCAGGTGGTCCCCAACGTGGAGTACCATGATATCACCAAGACCATCACCCAGAACAAAGAGGCGATCGTCCTCCAGTGGACGCAGGCCGTGAAGGAAGAGGAGATCAAGAGGCGGAACGTGAGTGTCACGCCTCTCCTCACCTCTTCGGACAGATCCTTTCTCCGAAAGGACCTGGAGAGAGAAGACATCCAGAGAGGAGAGGGCGACATCCCCGGCCCGCACACACTCGCGGCAGCTATAGAGGAACGTCTCGACGACAGGGGAGAGAAGAAGACGCGGATCGTCCTCGTGGGCGCCGGCACACTGCTCGAAACCTTGTATCCCTTCAACGCCCAGATCCCCGGTAATCTCGACTTCTTCATGGGCGGTGTGCTCTGGTGCATCGAGAGGAAGGACATGCTCTCCATTCCCTCCAAGAGCCTTCTCAATCTCCCCCTCAGTCTGACCGCCACGCAGGTGCTCGTCTATAGCGTGGTGGTAGTAGCCGTGATCCCCCTCGCCTTCTTCATCACTGGAACCATCATCTGGCTCAGGAGGAGGCATCTGTGA
- a CDS encoding DUF4340 domain-containing protein → MNKRAKSLVILLSATTVVAALILVRPLLQKEEEIEEDTILYVRTLERQDIVRVTVEPSGLVFVREKKEGEEGLGEWKFAGETPYAIDNSEVTSRCYSLTNLRADRLLEENTQDLAKYGLDTPRASVLLEDKNGNTERILLGDLSPAGNTYYAMREGDSAVYTIPKYMGDAFLITLDDIRDKHLASIDSSKLKYLLLERKGAAPIEIQPTTQEDRIFAPLNTYKLTKPLAYWIAIDPQKFEDFILPVTGIMIQEFTDLTPEKVNLVDPPYHLLVEGEDETLDLYIGSQLPDGRYYARRPESHEVFVIKDISRVLTASPFDFIDTMIFLVNIDNVESFSIMASDVTYEAKIERVAKPAPTPSPTPGASPASSPTPTPTPEVEEHFYLNGKEIEEKAFRQFYQKCVGIAGDSPNPAPDITGKPEVVISYRFDETLGHKSEQIAFIPYDEEFYAAQRRGKAYFLVSRRQIEALLEAAEETLTHQVVRAEEAGS, encoded by the coding sequence GTGAACAAGCGTGCAAAGAGTCTCGTGATCCTGCTCTCCGCCACCACCGTGGTGGCGGCGCTCATTCTCGTCCGCCCGCTCCTCCAGAAGGAGGAAGAGATAGAGGAGGATACGATCCTCTACGTGAGGACCCTCGAACGACAGGACATCGTGAGAGTCACGGTGGAACCCTCGGGGCTCGTCTTCGTTCGCGAGAAGAAAGAAGGAGAGGAAGGGTTGGGTGAATGGAAGTTCGCAGGCGAGACCCCTTACGCGATCGACAACTCAGAGGTGACGAGTCGCTGCTACAGCCTCACCAACCTGCGGGCCGACAGACTTCTCGAGGAGAACACCCAGGATCTCGCAAAATACGGACTGGATACACCACGGGCGAGCGTGCTCCTTGAAGACAAGAACGGAAACACCGAACGGATCCTCCTGGGAGACCTGAGTCCGGCGGGAAACACCTATTATGCGATGCGTGAAGGGGATAGCGCGGTATACACCATCCCCAAGTACATGGGAGACGCGTTCCTCATCACCCTGGACGACATAAGGGACAAACACCTCGCCTCGATCGACAGCAGCAAGCTGAAATATCTTCTCCTCGAGAGAAAGGGAGCCGCCCCCATCGAGATACAACCGACCACCCAGGAGGACAGGATCTTCGCACCTCTGAACACCTACAAGCTCACGAAACCCCTCGCCTACTGGATCGCCATCGATCCCCAGAAGTTCGAGGACTTCATCCTCCCCGTAACCGGGATCATGATCCAGGAGTTCACGGACCTCACTCCGGAGAAGGTGAATCTGGTCGATCCTCCCTATCACCTCCTGGTGGAGGGCGAGGACGAGACGCTCGATCTCTACATAGGCAGCCAGCTTCCCGACGGCAGGTACTACGCCCGCAGGCCGGAGAGCCATGAGGTGTTCGTGATCAAAGACATAAGCCGCGTACTCACGGCCTCTCCGTTCGACTTCATCGACACTATGATCTTTCTGGTGAACATAGACAACGTGGAAAGCTTCTCCATCATGGCTTCGGATGTCACCTATGAAGCGAAGATCGAGAGGGTAGCGAAGCCTGCACCCACGCCCTCCCCCACTCCGGGAGCATCCCCTGCATCGAGTCCTACGCCCACACCCACGCCTGAGGTAGAAGAACACTTCTACCTCAACGGCAAGGAGATAGAGGAGAAGGCCTTCCGCCAGTTCTATCAGAAGTGCGTGGGGATCGCCGGTGATTCCCCGAATCCCGCCCCGGACATCACGGGGAAACCGGAGGTGGTGATCTCCTACCGGTTCGACGAGACCCTCGGACACAAGAGTGAGCAGATCGCCTTCATCCCCTACGATGAAGAGTTCTACGCAGCTCAGCGGAGGGGCAAGGCCTACTTCCTCGTCTCCCGGAGGCAGATCGAGGCCCTCCTCGAAGCGGCCGAGGAAACCCTCACCCACCAGGTGGTAAGGGCGGAGGAGGCGGGAAGCTAG
- a CDS encoding NADH-dependent [FeFe] hydrogenase, group A6, whose translation MKTITATINGIQVEVPEGTSILDAAKQTQVKIPTLCHHPDLPAWGACGICVVKVAGSPKMLRACATPLEDGMEVITHDPEIVQVRKTVIELILSTHPDDCLYCPRNQNCELQRLAAEFGVREQPYEKNIVDLPKDSSTPSIVLDPSKCVKCGRCVNVCQSMQNVWALEFLGRGDGTRIAPAGDIALNDSPCIKCGQCSAHCPVGAIYEKDDTRKVWEAIMDPEIHTVVQIAPAVRVAIGEAFGYEPGTLLTGKTYAALRRLGFDAIFDTNFAADLTIMEEASEFVERFAHGKGPIPLITTCCPSWVDYLEKYYPEMIPHFSSAKSPQMMLAAMVKTYYAQKKGIDPSKIFMVSVMPCTSKKYEIERDENMYSSGYKDQDASITTRELARMIKSAGIDFHNLPDEEADQPLGIYTGAGTIFGVTGGVMEAAVRTVYYFITGKEMEKVEYTPIRGLDGVKEATLDIDGTQVRIAVAHSISNVQYVLDRVKQALQEGKEPPYHFIEVMACRGGCVGGGGQPYGATDEIRAKRAAGIYTDDERSVYRCSHQNPAIKQLYEEFLEKPLSEKAHKYLHTHYTARPLYLK comes from the coding sequence ATGAAGACGATAACGGCTACGATAAACGGCATACAGGTAGAGGTGCCTGAGGGCACGAGCATCCTCGATGCAGCAAAGCAGACACAGGTGAAGATCCCTACCCTCTGTCACCATCCCGACCTGCCTGCGTGGGGTGCGTGTGGTATCTGTGTGGTGAAGGTGGCGGGCAGCCCCAAGATGCTCAGGGCCTGTGCCACACCGCTCGAGGATGGGATGGAGGTGATCACTCACGATCCTGAGATCGTTCAGGTGAGAAAGACCGTCATCGAGCTCATCCTCTCCACCCATCCCGATGATTGTCTCTACTGTCCGCGTAACCAGAACTGCGAACTGCAGCGCCTTGCCGCCGAGTTCGGAGTACGGGAGCAGCCCTACGAGAAGAACATCGTTGATCTGCCCAAGGACAGCTCCACCCCCTCCATCGTGCTCGATCCTTCGAAGTGTGTGAAGTGCGGCAGGTGTGTGAACGTGTGTCAGAGCATGCAGAACGTGTGGGCGCTCGAGTTTCTGGGAAGGGGCGACGGTACCCGTATCGCTCCGGCGGGCGACATCGCGCTCAACGACAGCCCGTGTATCAAGTGCGGCCAGTGCTCGGCCCACTGTCCCGTCGGAGCCATCTACGAGAAGGACGACACCCGGAAGGTGTGGGAAGCCATCATGGATCCCGAGATCCACACCGTGGTACAGATCGCTCCTGCGGTGCGCGTGGCCATAGGGGAGGCCTTTGGCTACGAGCCCGGCACACTTCTCACCGGTAAGACCTATGCCGCACTTCGACGACTTGGGTTTGACGCGATCTTTGATACCAATTTCGCCGCCGACCTCACCATCATGGAGGAGGCGAGCGAGTTCGTGGAGCGATTCGCCCACGGCAAGGGCCCCATTCCCCTCATCACCACGTGTTGTCCCTCGTGGGTGGACTACCTTGAGAAGTACTACCCCGAGATGATCCCCCACTTCTCTTCGGCCAAGTCGCCGCAGATGATGCTCGCCGCCATGGTGAAGACCTACTACGCCCAGAAGAAGGGGATCGATCCTTCCAAGATCTTCATGGTCTCGGTGATGCCCTGTACCAGTAAGAAGTACGAGATCGAACGTGACGAGAACATGTACTCTTCGGGTTACAAGGATCAGGATGCCTCCATCACTACCCGGGAACTCGCCCGTATGATCAAGTCGGCCGGTATCGACTTCCACAACCTCCCGGATGAAGAGGCGGATCAACCGCTGGGGATATACACCGGTGCCGGTACCATCTTCGGCGTCACCGGAGGTGTGATGGAGGCGGCTGTTCGTACTGTGTACTACTTCATCACCGGCAAGGAGATGGAGAAGGTGGAGTACACTCCCATCAGAGGACTCGACGGTGTGAAGGAGGCCACTCTGGATATCGATGGCACGCAGGTGCGGATCGCGGTGGCCCACTCCATCTCCAACGTCCAGTACGTGCTCGATAGGGTGAAGCAGGCCTTGCAAGAAGGCAAGGAACCACCCTATCACTTCATCGAGGTGATGGCCTGTCGCGGCGGATGTGTGGGGGGCGGGGGTCAGCCGTATGGCGCCACCGACGAAATCAGGGCCAAGCGGGCTGCAGGGATCTACACCGACGACGAGCGTTCGGTGTACCGGTGCTCACACCAGAACCCTGCCATCAAGCAGCTGTATGAGGAGTTCCTCGAAAAACCGCTCAGCGAGAAGGCCCATAAATACCTTCACACGCACTATACAGCTAGGCCGCTCTATCTCAAATAA
- a CDS encoding NADH-ubiquinone oxidoreductase-F iron-sulfur binding region domain-containing protein, whose amino-acid sequence MAYKQYVLICGGTGCESNKSDQVYRNLLGLLEKEGISSDIQVVKTGCFGFCEQGPIVKVLPEESFYVQVKPEDAEEIVKEHLIKGRPVTRLLYNKEQSKEFARVDDIDFYQKQFRVVLRNCGFINPEDINEYIARDGYAALEKVLLEMSPDEVIEELKKSGLRGRGGAGFPTWRKWLFTMQAKDDVKYVVCNADEGDPGAYMDRSVLEGDPHSVLEAMIIAGKTVEAHKGYIYVRAEYPLAIRRLNIAIEQARELGLLGEDILGSGFSFDIEIRLGAGAFVCGEETALLASIEGSRGTPRPRPPFPAVKGLWGKPTVINNVETLANIPVIILRGGDWFAKIGTETSKGTKVFALTGKVNNSGLVEVPMGTTLRDIVFNIGGGIPNGKKFKAVQTGGPSGGVIPEEYLDTPIDYENLQKLGSIMGSGGMIVMDEDDCMVNVAKFYLGFTVDESCGKCAPCRVGGRKLYNILDRISKGKGTLEDIDKIKEISHAMKRASLCGLGQTAPNPVLSTLHYFEDEYRAHIVEKRCPTGKCVELVTYTILPDKCIGCGVCARRCPVNAISGERKQPHVIDQDKCIKCGACYEACKFNAIEKR is encoded by the coding sequence ATGGCATACAAGCAGTACGTGCTCATATGTGGCGGTACCGGGTGTGAGTCGAACAAGTCCGACCAGGTGTATCGGAATCTTCTCGGGCTCCTCGAGAAAGAAGGGATTTCGTCCGATATCCAGGTCGTCAAGACAGGATGTTTCGGGTTCTGCGAGCAGGGACCGATCGTGAAGGTGCTCCCCGAGGAGTCCTTCTACGTGCAGGTGAAGCCGGAGGATGCAGAGGAGATCGTCAAGGAGCACCTCATAAAGGGGCGACCGGTCACCCGTCTCCTCTACAACAAGGAGCAGAGCAAGGAGTTCGCACGGGTCGACGATATCGACTTCTATCAGAAGCAGTTCAGGGTGGTGTTGCGAAACTGCGGGTTCATCAACCCCGAGGATATCAACGAGTACATCGCCCGTGACGGGTATGCGGCCCTCGAGAAAGTGCTTCTCGAGATGAGTCCCGATGAGGTGATCGAGGAGCTCAAGAAGTCGGGTCTCAGAGGTCGGGGTGGAGCAGGATTCCCCACCTGGCGGAAGTGGCTCTTCACCATGCAGGCGAAGGACGATGTGAAGTACGTGGTCTGTAACGCGGATGAGGGAGACCCCGGTGCCTACATGGACCGGAGCGTGCTCGAGGGAGACCCGCACTCCGTGCTCGAGGCGATGATCATCGCAGGTAAGACGGTGGAGGCCCACAAGGGATATATCTACGTGCGCGCCGAGTATCCGCTCGCCATCCGCAGGCTCAACATCGCCATCGAACAGGCGAGAGAGCTGGGCCTCCTCGGAGAGGACATCCTGGGGAGCGGGTTCTCTTTCGACATCGAGATCAGGCTCGGTGCAGGGGCCTTTGTCTGTGGTGAGGAGACCGCCCTTCTCGCCTCCATCGAAGGTTCCAGGGGTACGCCCAGGCCAAGGCCACCGTTCCCTGCGGTGAAGGGATTGTGGGGCAAGCCCACGGTGATCAACAACGTGGAGACCCTTGCGAACATCCCGGTGATCATCCTGAGGGGTGGTGACTGGTTCGCGAAGATCGGTACAGAGACATCCAAGGGAACCAAAGTCTTTGCGCTCACCGGTAAGGTGAACAACTCGGGGCTCGTTGAGGTCCCCATGGGCACCACCCTGAGGGACATCGTCTTCAACATTGGGGGAGGCATCCCCAATGGCAAGAAGTTCAAGGCCGTGCAGACCGGTGGTCCCTCGGGAGGTGTGATTCCCGAAGAGTACCTCGATACGCCCATCGACTACGAGAACCTCCAGAAGCTCGGTTCCATTATGGGCTCGGGCGGTATGATCGTGATGGACGAAGACGACTGTATGGTGAACGTGGCCAAATTCTACCTCGGCTTCACGGTGGACGAGTCGTGCGGCAAGTGTGCTCCGTGTCGGGTGGGCGGCCGCAAGCTCTACAACATCCTCGACCGCATCTCCAAGGGCAAGGGCACTCTCGAGGACATAGACAAGATCAAGGAGATCTCCCACGCGATGAAACGGGCCTCGCTCTGTGGTCTGGGCCAGACCGCACCCAACCCTGTGCTCTCCACCTTGCACTATTTCGAGGACGAGTATCGGGCCCACATCGTGGAGAAGCGGTGCCCCACCGGCAAGTGTGTGGAGCTGGTCACCTACACCATCCTTCCCGACAAGTGTATAGGTTGTGGCGTATGTGCCCGTAGGTGTCCGGTGAATGCCATAAGCGGGGAGCGGAAACAGCCCCACGTGATCGATCAGGACAAGTGTATCAAGTGCGGTGCCTGTTACGAGGCCTGTAAGTTCAACGCCATAGAGAAACGCTAA
- a CDS encoding (2Fe-2S) ferredoxin domain-containing protein: protein MGKMTLEQLRKLREEKKRLLEMRDPDNKEIHIVVGMGTSGIAAGAKETLDAFLRIIEEKGLTNVAVRQVGGFGLDYAEPTVEVIMPGMPRVIYGKVTPDVARRIVEDHILGGKLVENHVYDRPAADIVSKEE, encoded by the coding sequence ATGGGAAAGATGACGCTGGAACAGCTCAGGAAGCTTCGGGAAGAGAAGAAGCGGCTCCTTGAGATGCGCGATCCCGACAATAAGGAGATCCACATCGTGGTCGGTATGGGAACCAGTGGGATCGCTGCAGGGGCCAAGGAGACGCTCGATGCCTTCTTGAGGATCATCGAGGAGAAAGGGCTCACCAACGTGGCGGTTCGTCAGGTAGGTGGTTTCGGGCTCGATTATGCCGAGCCCACCGTGGAGGTGATCATGCCCGGCATGCCGCGTGTGATCTACGGTAAGGTCACCCCTGATGTGGCGCGGCGTATCGTGGAAGACCACATCCTTGGCGGAAAACTGGTGGAGAATCACGTCTACGACAGGCCCGCAGCTGATATCGTGAGCAAAGAGGAATAG
- a CDS encoding ATP-binding protein yields MHRTLSDLILELVQNSLEAGARTIEVFCSTREGWCTVRVKDDGRGMSPEEKERALDPFFTDGKKHPGRRLGLGLAFLKQTVDLVGGGLSIESEPGKGTVVRFSMPLDHVDTPPIGDLASTWRGALSFEGDYELLVQRESDGGEYTLSRRELLDELGDFWYAPHALLLDRFLHELEGSCLNASREGDVYGKDDAGTAQEASGREEAAP; encoded by the coding sequence ATGCATCGTACGCTCTCCGATCTCATTCTCGAGCTCGTTCAGAATTCGCTTGAAGCCGGAGCGCGTACGATTGAGGTGTTCTGTTCCACCAGGGAAGGGTGGTGTACGGTCCGTGTGAAGGATGATGGAAGGGGCATGTCCCCTGAGGAGAAAGAGCGGGCGCTCGACCCCTTTTTTACCGATGGCAAAAAGCACCCGGGCAGACGTCTGGGACTGGGGCTCGCCTTCCTCAAACAGACGGTCGACTTGGTCGGAGGCGGACTCTCCATCGAGAGTGAACCGGGGAAGGGCACGGTGGTACGCTTCAGCATGCCGCTCGATCATGTGGACACGCCTCCGATCGGTGACCTGGCGAGCACGTGGCGAGGAGCCCTCTCCTTCGAAGGGGACTACGAGCTTCTCGTGCAGAGAGAGAGCGATGGTGGTGAGTACACCCTCTCCAGGAGGGAGCTCCTGGATGAACTCGGGGACTTCTGGTATGCACCTCATGCCCTTCTGCTGGACAGGTTCTTGCACGAGCTCGAAGGCTCGTGCCTCAACGCTTCACGTGAAGGAGATGTCTATGGGAAAGATGACGCTGGAACAGCTCAGGAAGCTTCGGGAAGAGAAGAAGCGGCTCCTTGA
- a CDS encoding complex I 24 kDa subunit family protein yields the protein MAQTVEVTLHPELMSFIDQWKEKPGNLIMVLHKTQEIYGYIPREIAMELAKVLDVPLAKIYGVITFYHFFKLRKPGKHRISVCLGTACFLKGGEDILKELEDLLGVGPNTATEDGLFSFEAVRCLGCCGLAPVLMVDGEVYGKVTKDDLPGILAKYREQG from the coding sequence ATGGCTCAGACAGTAGAGGTGACGCTCCATCCGGAACTTATGTCCTTCATCGATCAATGGAAGGAGAAGCCTGGGAATCTGATCATGGTGCTCCACAAAACGCAGGAGATCTACGGGTATATTCCCCGGGAGATCGCCATGGAACTCGCCAAGGTGCTCGATGTACCACTCGCAAAGATCTACGGTGTGATCACGTTCTACCACTTCTTCAAGCTCCGTAAACCCGGAAAGCATCGGATCTCGGTGTGTCTAGGTACTGCGTGCTTCCTCAAGGGAGGCGAGGACATCCTCAAAGAGCTGGAGGACCTTCTGGGTGTGGGGCCGAACACCGCGACCGAGGATGGGCTCTTCTCGTTCGAGGCGGTTCGGTGTCTGGGGTGTTGCGGGCTCGCACCGGTACTCATGGTGGACGGCGAGGTCTACGGCAAGGTGACCAAGGACGACCTTCCGGGCATCCTTGCCAAGTACAGGGAACAGGGATAG
- a CDS encoding redox-sensing transcriptional repressor Rex, with translation MDAFNEKSITKNTITRASSYLRVIKNLRSLGFVRVYSSNLADALGLTPAVVRKDFSALGLEGKKKGGYLIDDLIARLEDLLGAQKPRKTVVVGCGRIGRALIESQELRREGIQIVAGFDVAPPPPDEQGEVPIYHVDMLQSFVQKEGIKVGILAVPSHAALEMFQRMRLAGMRGFLNFTTVNLKCQEQCPHGCEEQCIIIQINIALKLENLFHMVHITEHHPELLRE, from the coding sequence ATGGATGCATTTAACGAGAAATCGATCACAAAAAACACTATCACGAGGGCGTCGAGCTATCTCAGGGTGATCAAAAACCTCAGGTCCCTCGGGTTCGTGAGAGTCTATTCATCCAACCTTGCCGATGCGCTCGGCCTGACCCCCGCCGTGGTCCGCAAAGATTTTTCCGCCCTCGGCTTAGAGGGGAAAAAGAAGGGGGGGTACCTCATCGATGACCTCATCGCTCGCCTCGAAGACCTGCTCGGAGCACAGAAACCACGCAAGACAGTAGTGGTAGGGTGCGGAAGGATAGGCCGGGCCCTCATCGAATCTCAGGAGCTCCGTCGGGAAGGAATCCAGATCGTAGCAGGCTTCGATGTTGCACCACCCCCTCCTGACGAACAGGGTGAGGTCCCCATCTACCACGTGGATATGCTGCAATCATTCGTACAAAAAGAGGGTATAAAGGTGGGCATTCTGGCCGTTCCTTCGCACGCAGCACTCGAGATGTTTCAGAGGATGCGCCTTGCAGGGATGCGGGGGTTTCTCAACTTCACAACGGTGAATCTCAAATGTCAGGAACAGTGCCCTCATGGATGCGAAGAGCAGTGTATCATTATCCAAATCAACATTGCGCTCAAACTTGAAAATCTCTTTCACATGGTGCACATTACAGAACACCATCCTGAACTTCTAAGGGAGTGA